CTAACTCTTTAGCCTTTTAAGAGCAGGATAAAACTGTACAAAAATATGGAACTGCAAAGCTTTGATTTCAGCGACCTTAACGGTCAATATTGCTAATCAAATTTAGCGCCAAGGTGAAACGACTAGAGCGCATATCTTCACaatatatccgcagttcaaaagGATTGCATTGCAGAAAGCTTTTAAGAATCTCCAGTACTCATAGGGTTGCGGCTACCTTGTAAACACATGCGCAAAAGTGGTCAAGAAAATTGAAGATGGTAGATGAGGTCTGCATTTTGGTGAAAAGGTGCCATTCCGATTTGAGTTGTTGTGGTATTGTATTAGATGAAGATAATGGTATAGTATTAACAGTGGCGTCTTTGTTCGCTGATATATTGCCTGAAATTGAAAGACAACGTGCTTTCAGCGTGGAACGTCCTTTGCTTTATTGCGACGAGTTCGCCCGAATTGCAGTGGAGGTTGTGCttcgaaaaaacaaacaagacgCGTTCACAACTCTTCAAGGCAACGTTGTTTTATTTTGGAGAGACGACGGTTTGCAAAGCATCGCAGAACGTATTTTTCCGTCATCGGAGTGGAAATTCGAATCACTCAGTAATAGCCAAGGTTCCGAAATTAACACAGTGGACGCAATGGCTGAAACTGTTGCAACCAAACCGCCACTTGTTGAGGCCAGTACACATCAGAGTGTTTTGTCCTGTTTTGTCCTTATTCACGTCGACGGAATCAAGAATTATTTGTCCAACAAAAAGCTGGATTTATCGACATTGAGATACAGCAAGTATGAGAGTCCAAAGAAAGGCGATGAAGTGTTAATAGCAGGAACACCATTTGGCTGTGAATGTCCTGAGGTGTTCTATAACAGCGTTTCGAAGGGGATTGTATCAAACATAATTGGGGTCAACAATGAACTTATAATCACTGACGCTCGCTGCATTCCAGGTTGTGAGGGATGTGCCATGTATTTAAAGGGTTTCAATTTTGGATTGGAAAAACTCCGAATGATTCCTCATGGCATTGTTCTGGCACCATTCTGTTGGAAAAATGGGGAGTGGATTGGGATTACTGTGGCATGTTCAATACTGTATCTACTGCAGAATCTAATGGAACTCGTGAGGAAAAAATCCTTGGTGTTACCTCAAAATCTACAAGCACTGTTGAATGTGGTGAACCTTGAGGATAACTTGCAGTGTCAACCAGCTGCTGGTGATGATTCAAGTGGTAAAGATGTAGATTTGATGCTAATTCACCACAGACCTTGTGGTTTGAATGCTGATTGCATTTTTCAGACAGCATTGGCTAGTGTTGTTTTAGTTAAGTGCGGCAGAACATGGGGATCTGGTATTATTTTAGATGTTGACGAAGGATTTGTAGCTACCTGCAGTCATGTGATTCGAGGACACTTACCAATCACAGACTACAAAAGTATTGTACATTCTGTGAATGGTACAAGGCAAGACAGGATATCATGCTTGCTTCCAAATGGCATTTGTCGCACAGCTGAAGTCCTTTATGCATCAAGCAAAGAATCTCCTCTGGACATTGCACTTTTAAAAATTCAGCCTCATTCTTCTCTAAGGTCATTGAAGCCAAGACAAGGAAAACCTGGTCCAAATAAGAAGTCTCAAAATTCTTCTTGTCCTTTATATATTAAAGGAGAAGAGGTCTTAGTTGTcggttttcctcttttttcaaGCCATCAACACGCGCAGCCATCAGTAATTTGCGGGGTGCTATCAAATATTGCCTACGACAAGCACCAGGCTGTGCTCCTTCAGTCTAGTGCAGCAGTGCACTGTGGGGCTAGTGGCGGAGCACTGGTATCGATGGCAACTGGGGATCTACTTGGGATGGTCACAAGTCACACCAAAAATGCTGCTTTGACATCAGCATTCCCTCACGTCAACTTCAGCATACCTGTTGATTTGCTGAACAAACTTGTTTCATTGATTAAGAGTGGGTTGATTGAAGATGGAATGCAAGCCTTGGTTTCAGATCATGTGGAGAGCATTTGGAAACTCAAAAGTTCCTCACGTGACAGTCCTCAGATTTCTAGCAAACTCTGAAAGTTAGGACATTTTCTGACCTGCACTGTTTTCTCATAGTGTCATGTAAAGAATAGGCCTAAACAATACATgtaatgtttcttttttgtttgtgtgaAGTTGTGGAGATTAAGTGAGCACAAGAAAACTTAAGAAATCTGAGGCAAGTATGTTTTCTTCAGTaatttaaagggacactgtcacaGACGTGTTTGCAACAATTTTTGGTCGAAACTTGCATTAAAATTGCTTCTACGTcactttttcatgttttcaagtGAAACAGGGACAGGGggataaaacaaaataattttttatccaTCTTAACTTGAAACAATTCACCCAACATTTTCAAGTTTGCACACAACTTGTTATTGACCATTATTGTCAAAAAAATGTATAACTTCGAATAGTTTGTACATTGAAATACTTGCTTAAAGGAATCAGTTTTGCCTCTGCCATGAGCCGAAAAGCATCCTTTGGacactccaaaataaggtgagaaaCTTTGCGACACATATACAGGTGTAACATTTGGTGACGTTACGTTACACTCTgtttaggcagagaataactgctgggttAGGCACTGGTCTGTACACAAAACTAAGTGTCACACCttttttggagtatccattgtAGTCACAAAACTTTGTTTAGGGATACCAACACAGCCACCGTGACATCACCTGAAAACACTACTGTATATACACTGATTCTACTTTGAGTCACTACAGGCTAAAATCAAACTATAGGCTTTGTCCTTGGAAAAGTCCATTACAAGATATATACAAGGCTTTGAATTCCCCAGTTTCCCTGGCTCTTTCAGAAGATGGCTCAACTTTGTATTTCCCCAACTTTGCCGGCTCTTAGAGGCCTAATCCCCATAAGTGACACATGCTAAAGCATGAGCAACATACCCAGTggcataatatatagatttaaggggcgtttacacgacagagcaAAAATGGCACGGGCCCGACaaaaagtggaacggttccaaCAGTTTTTACAAAGCCTATTGACCCCTCgtggaacggataaaagttcactgtttctgtGTAAAAACTGTTGGAACCGTTCCAGTTTTTGTCGGGCCCGTGCCATTTTtgctctgtcgtgtaaacgcccCTTTAGCCAAGCCGAAACGCAGAGCTCTGTgtgtcatttattcttaaaataagttaacctggcttgagccttcGATCCAacccaaaacaagaaaatggtcagtggtcaacttaacAAACAGCTGACATAGATGGGCTTAAATCTttagcccacgatatggtcacgtgatactggtcagcagataccttgttttgacagataTGTAATATCTAAGTTGTTCCCGCTAAAAAACgcttcacattggcatacatggaggagtGGACGTACGCACGGTCGTATTAGGAACTTAAAGATCTACGTTGAGATCTACGACggtgacgtcgacgaaaacgtcacctcaaaatagaactttgctctagtaaaagtcttttgcgattattccatcttgttcacgtcgtacaatgtgggagAAGTATccgaaaaataaattggtacgagcggtttcaggctgaaaacagagaatgaaagattctctgttgcaggctcacgttgtcgtcaaaacctaaaatttagtgatttcacgtcgtcgtcacgcagagaaccgcacaAATATGAGCAATAATCCGTGCCGCACGAGCAgtacgattatttatgctcttttaaccaatgatatcattgttttgtggcgttttcgtcgacgtcgtcgtcgtagatcttaagctccctattttctcTCACaggggttaccatattttcttacgaATCGTGCTCCAAGCGCGCGCTCCGCTCTTTAGTTAGGACAAAGACACTAATTTATTAGCGAAAGGTTACCCTGTTTGGCAGAGGTTTCCTTGATTTCCATCTCTAGTGAGTAGAAAAGGAAACTTCTGCACGGATCTCCTCGATTTTCTGTCACGCATGCGTGTCGTGACGTCAATGCATCGTCACTTCCACTCTTCTGCCATTGGGCAGgcattgaaattcaaactggttttttCGGGCTTTAAACCGGCTATAAGAGTAAACGTGTTCGTCCTTCGACATCGAAGGAATCCATGCAGAGGTTTCGTCTCCTTCTTGATTGAGAGAGAAATCCAGGAAACCTCTGCCAAACAGGATAGCAAGAAGTTAATCCATTTGCGTATGTCCCTTGTGTTTGTGCATGCGTCGCTAATGAAGACCACGTTTAAGTGAAGCCATCTTTCCACTGCAGTTTATATCAGTAGCGGATCCAAACCAAGAGCTAAGAGagaaggtggggggggggggggggggggggaagaactTGTTTTTGGCGTTGTTGTCTGCAAAAAGTGCAAGGCATTTTAACTGGGCTTTATTTTTAACATCCAAAAATAAGAGGGGTAGTCTGGGCCCTTTCCCTTAAAAAGTGAAAGGCATTTTAAGTGGGCTTTATTTCTAACATCCAAAAATAAGAGGGGTAGTCTGGGCCCTTTGGGCCCCTCCCCTAGATCCACCACTGGTTTTTCAAATTTGACTGATGTACCCACTTGGCAAAATGGCAAATAATCAGCATTTTGAGTACTGCGTATGCTTTGAGCTTCCGGTCACGCAAAAAATATAAACTGATTAATATTTCAGTGACCAGTCGTCCCAGAAGTTTGTAAAACGTTTCTGAAACGAGACACCGTATCGCTGCATTTCACAATTTACCAAAATACATCGAAAGAAGTTCTTTTTTGTTGACTTTTCCCATGGCGTTTCTTGACAACTCCTCCACGACAAGAAGTTCTGTGGGGATCTCGTAAGGTATCATGCGTCCACTTGCCCAGTGCCTCAAGTCTGACAGGGTAATTTTCTACGAAtttacacaaagacaaaagaggcTAAAAACTGAGAAATAACCAGGTGCaaaacataccctgcaacgaccaaaaacgttgcgagacaagttgcaaaaagCGTTGTGGAAAGTATAATTTGGTTCTACTTTCAGCAACGCTTCGTGCAACTTTGCAAcgaatttttcaagcattgtGCAGTGTCACACATGTCCTGCAACTGGGTGTCGCGACAGTTTGCCGCACTAGCCAATGAAAATATTCCTTCAcactcatgtgatcatcgaaaacgaTACAGGGTTCAAGAAACGTCGCCTAGTGTAACACACGTCAAGCAACTTGTTTCGAAATGTGGGAACTTTTATCCCAGCAAAATTGCGAGAcaagctgcaaaaaaaaaaaattgccgtAGTGTAACAGCGGATTGAGACTCTGCCGAATCGTTTTTTGAGTACATGAAAGCAAGGAATTAAGTCAGTGACAACCAATAAACGACGAATGCAAGGCAACCAAAATGCCGCAAAAGGAAAACATTCTTTAAAAGAGGAATTTTTCATGTGGCCGAGCTGCACGTGCTGCAAGGGTTGTATGGTACATTTCTTCGCAGTAATCCGCAAACAACGTgcaaaaaaacgaaacaaactAACTAACAAGTTTATGGTTTTAACGACGTGGGTGTACAAGAGTGAATCGTTCATTTTCTATCTTAATcgcaactattacaaaattctcgtatctgattggttctgtgtCGCGTAATTGGCGCGCGATCACTTGGGTGTCCAATGGACATCTTTAGCTTGtaccttttgttttcccatttcagaccacgtgatgggatttttccttttgttttttttttagttattcGTACATAAGCACGTGCAtaagcacgtgcataagacgatatttgaaagaaactcttctctggagtaacatcacgtggtctgaaatgggaaaacaaaacgtacaagctaaagaggtctattataGGTATCCAATTTGAACAACTCTAAATTGGATACGTGTCATTGGACACCTACGCCATTCGCGCATCAGTCACATGCACTTGTATTTTAGATGGGAtctttcttgctgttttcctaCTGTTTGCAAATCAGAATTGTACGACACGAACTAGAAGTCCTATTACTAATTAATCGTAACTATAACAAAATGCGAGAAAATCAGAACAAAATTCGAGGATAAAAAGACTTTGAATACCTTTTTGAGTGAAAAAGTTAAAGTTTTATTCAAAGTTAAAGTTATATTCAATTGAATATAACTTTAACGTTTTCACTCAAAAAGGTATTCAGTCTTTTTATCCTCGAATTTTGTTCTGATTTTCTCGCATTTTGTTATAGTTACGATTAATTAGTAATAGGACTTCCAGTTCGTGTCGTACAATTCTGAGGTAATCGTGCTCGTCATTTCAAATAGGCCTCGCGcgcgattttgaaatcactcgCACGACTACTCCCtgaattgcactccactcagtcccATTATTATTACCGTCACTTGAAAACCGTCTGTACCAATCCGGTCACAGGAAAGTACGCCCTTACTGATGGCGAATTTTATTCaattgaagtaactttttcgaTTACGTTGCCTTTGTCTTTGTATAAACATCCTGTCATCATCTAGGACAGATCCAGGATGGAGGAATTCGCAGAATTGCCCACCAAAGGTGCCCTCTTCTGTGGGCTCCGGAGGCACGCCCCAAAGGGAGACACAATTTCCACTGTTTTAAGGGATGGATGTAGATCGTTTAGGTTCGTTCATGTTAGTTTTGAGCTATTCTTCGATAAAAACTGCTTTAAGGTAGCGTTGTTTGTCCATTAAAGTTCTTTGTTTGAAATGACACGTGCTTAATCGTCTCTTGTTCCAGCGCAGGATTTCCGATCAAATTATCCTACACTCCTCCCCAACTTTCCCCCTGGATCCGCCACAACAGCAGACATTGACATTCAAATTAAGTCAGTCATAAAATACATTACAGGCAGTAAAACGCGCGGGAAAACGTCTGTGAGCTAGCCACAATTGGTTTCGCTtttgctctgattggctgagactgTGGTGTATAACTTTTCCGCCAATCATCGAGTAGAACGCAGCTGATGCTAAGGGCGGGAAAGAACGCAAGCGAGAAAATCACCGTTGACATAGGCTTTGTATTCGATAGAAATACAGAAGAATAAGCAAATGAGCAAACCGAGCCAAAAAATTAAACTATGGGTCGTGAATACCTTGCCAGGGGGGACAGTAACTATCGCTGC
The genomic region above belongs to Montipora capricornis isolate CH-2021 chromosome 5, ASM3666992v2, whole genome shotgun sequence and contains:
- the LOC138049356 gene encoding peroxisomal leader peptide-processing protease-like, which encodes MVDEVCILVKRCHSDLSCCGIVLDEDNGIVLTVASLFADILPEIERQRAFSVERPLLYCDEFARIAVEVVLRKNKQDAFTTLQGNVVLFWRDDGLQSIAERIFPSSEWKFESLSNSQGSEINTVDAMAETVATKPPLVEASTHQSVLSCFVLIHVDGIKNYLSNKKLDLSTLRYSKYESPKKGDEVLIAGTPFGCECPEVFYNSVSKGIVSNIIGVNNELIITDARCIPGCEGCAMYLKGFNFGLEKLRMIPHGIVLAPFCWKNGEWIGITVACSILYLLQNLMELVRKKSLVLPQNLQALLNVVNLEDNLQCQPAAGDDSSGKDVDLMLIHHRPCGLNADCIFQTALASVVLVKCGRTWGSGIILDVDEGFVATCSHVIRGHLPITDYKSIVHSVNGTRQDRISCLLPNGICRTAEVLYASSKESPLDIALLKIQPHSSLRSLKPRQGKPGPNKKSQNSSCPLYIKGEEVLVVGFPLFSSHQHAQPSVICGVLSNIAYDKHQAVLLQSSAAVHCGASGGALVSMATGDLLGMVTSHTKNAALTSAFPHVNFSIPVDLLNKLVSLIKSGLIEDGMQALVSDHVESIWKLKSSSRDSPQISSKL